From the genome of Deinococcus depolymerans, one region includes:
- a CDS encoding single-stranded DNA-binding protein, translated as MLHIEFTTDLGARVTVDVETPAQLLDTQRHYGRLGWTSGDVPSGGYQFPLENESDFDWHLIGARKWTSPDGEELVIHRGHAYRRRELEAVDSRKMKLPAAVKYSRGAKSTDPEHVREKSDGEFEYVTLAIFRGGKRQDRYATPRPGQGQPAPSRPAPHPGATRTPAPQPAPVTRPAARPTPVTPEDEPPF; from the coding sequence ATGCTGCACATCGAATTTACCACCGATCTCGGAGCGCGCGTCACGGTCGACGTCGAGACCCCCGCGCAACTCCTCGACACCCAGCGCCACTACGGCCGCCTCGGCTGGACCAGCGGCGACGTCCCCAGCGGCGGCTACCAGTTCCCCCTCGAGAACGAGAGCGACTTCGACTGGCACCTGATCGGCGCCCGCAAATGGACCAGCCCCGACGGCGAGGAGCTCGTCATCCACCGAGGTCACGCCTACCGCCGCCGGGAACTCGAGGCCGTGGACAGCCGCAAGATGAAACTCCCGGCCGCCGTGAAGTACTCACGCGGCGCGAAAAGCACCGACCCCGAACACGTCCGGGAAAAATCCGACGGCGAATTCGAGTACGTGACCCTCGCCATCTTCCGCGGCGGAAAACGCCAGGACCGCTACGCCACCCCCCGCCCGGGACAGGGCCAGCCCGCCCCGTCCCGCCCGGCCCCACACCCCGGCGCCACCCGGACCCCCGCGCCCCAGCCGGCCCCGGTCACCCGGCCCGCCGCGCGCCCCACCCCGGTCACCCCCGAAGACGAACCCCCCTTCTGA